taaagataaattaaaaaaattcataaaatatgaaattaatattataataaaatcataaattatgatttttatttaaaatgatacTATTTTAAgatatgattgatttatttattttgataagaatgaataatactaattttaaaataataaaagggtgatatattttatttgaaataaatttaaaaataaataaaatttatttttttaatacgtAAATAAGTCAAGTTTTTCATTATATCTACACCTGAGAATTTAATCAAGGATATAGTATTTTGAACTAGTTTTGATTCATTCCTATAAGCTTCATTCGGTCATTATGGTTTAGACAATTGATAATTAATCTGTTGGCATAATTGATTCTGCAAAACAGTATCGTGAATTTAGTATCGAGGGAGGCAGAAACacagcgagagagagagagagagagagagagagatgatgcTTAACAAACAGACTGCAGACTGCTTTATTGTAGTAATATGCCCAAAGTCCACACTAGAAGAGTTACAACCAGACCCTCTTATTATACCATGTTTGTTACAATGAGGGAATTGAACATCATGAATCGTCATTCAAGCAAGGAAATCAAAGGTTGACAGcttattctttttctatatttccCCACTAGAATCGTGCTTGAAGGTATTCAACCACCCTCTTGTCCAACTGGAAGGCCCTTGCCAGGAAATCAGGATTGATGGGTGGATTTGATCCAAATATTGAACTGGCTATGGTGATTACACCTGGATTTTGGCTGTTAAAAACGGCAAGGGCTACTGCATTAGTGTGCCCAATGTTGACTTGGAAGTGAATGAGACTGAAAGGGAACACAAAAACATCCCCCTTGTTCAGGACTTTGCTAATGAAGCGGTGTTCAGGGTTGGATGTGATAAAGCCAACAAAGAGTGTTCCCTCCAAGACAGTGAAGATCTCACTGGCACGAGGGTGAAAGTGAGGAGGGTTTTGACCATTAGGTTCATAATCGATACGAGCCACTGCCACCCCAAGAGTGTTTTCTCCTGGTAATTGATCAACATTTATAAGATTGACAATTGAGCCCACATAATTTGATGTGTTTCCTGGAATATTCAGCCCTTGATACAAGAAATCCTCGGCCACGGTCAGGTTTGGGTTCTTGCAGAACTTCCCATTTACAAATACTGcatgaagaaggaaaaaagaaaagatatatCATTAGTATCAAACCATACTCACCATATCAATAAAAAGAGAAGTACTGAAAATAGCTATAAGATCATTGGTTACTATAGAAATACCAGCATTATTGGGCTCATCAACGGCAACACAGGTGTCTTCCAGTGGGCTTGGATCATAGGCAGAGGCAAGAAAGGAAGCCAATGCCATGAAGGCCACGGTTACCAGGAAACTAACGCCTTTCTTCATTGTTATAGTACTGTCTCCAACAATCACAATCTTTATCTTTAGGCGGGGATAAGAAATTTAGCATGGAAAAGATGTTAATTTATAGACCAGAGTCGATGAGTTAGTCTTTGCATAAACTCACCAAGTCTTCAATGggaagttttttcttctttcttttttcactttcgAGGACAAGCGGTTGCACCAATACATGTTGATTTACGTAGGATTAGTCAGTATACAGATCTTAACCAGAATATAAAGCAATGTACAATCAGGTGGAGGCAGGTCCAATTTAATATCAATCTGCATGATCCAAACGTTTACATTGTTTCAACATTTTTGTATTATGGTTTTTATGAACTGTGTTTTTTTGAGTTGTAAGGAAGAAAAACTTAGGTTTAAAGTTCTAGCATAGAAGAAAAAACCTGtggattaattgattttttaatctgAACCAAACACACGATCAACTCcataaaaacaagtgaaaaacaagagaaaaggaatgatttttaatatgtatttgtGTGAGAATGATAGGTACagatttttttttgagatataCTGCCACATAATCTTCATCCCTTCTAAAAAacgagagagaaaaaaaaaataatgatttttctgTTTGTATCTAAGTGAGAATGAGATATAGAATTTCATTGCAGACGCATTAATTTTATCTCATACTGCCATGCTAGACCAAATCAGCCCTTAACGACAGCCACACTGTTttgggggggggagggggggggcgGGGGCTACTTTTGTTCCATTATATTTAAGAGGCCGTTTGGGGTTGTCACATAATCTTCAAATCCATTCTTTGGATTAATCTGCATGAGGAAATCTGTTACTGTTAGTGACGTAAACCTATTACTGTTAGTACCAAAGTCAATTGTTTTACTGGGCGGGTTCCAATCAGACCCTAAGGAATGGGTCCAAAGGTCATCCATTAGAGTTAATGGAATTCATTGTTGTTCTTGTGCCTTGATGTGTGAGCCCAACACGCACAGATGCAACAGTATGAGTCATGTGCAGGTAGATTTGAGTAGACACATCTTGGCATTGGGATGGCTTGAGCAAGGTGTAGTCTCCTACAATAGGAAGCATGGTGAACTGATGCATCACATGAGCAAGACTCCTATTGCATGAGACATACTCCTATCACATGAGACTTCTAGTCAAAGTGGGAGATTGAGACTTGATGCAGGAAGAGAAGGGGACTCTTGACATGAGAAGACTCCTAATCGGGATAGGAAACTAAATCTTCATGCATAGGGAGATAGAGAGATGTGGCATGAGAGTTTTAGATTCAGTAGGACTTGGAGTCCTACTCAATTTTAATTTGTCATCTGTTGAGCTCGAGTTAGACGCAAACTAGGACTCAAAAGTTAGTCTCCTAGTAGGATTAGGACGGCTTGGTGCAACCTTCATAAAAGGAGGGCGTGACCCAATAGGATGCTCCAAAAATGGTACCTTACGTGATAGGAAGGCCCTTCAAAAGTCATATTACTTGTACCACCAAGACACCACCACTAAGTATTTATCCATATCTTAATCCATGTGTGCATGGAGAtgaacataaatatatatagaaaagataaatattagaaCACAAGTCTCCACAAAGAGACAAAAATATAGAAGGCTTCGGTCAACCAATCCCGCTATGCGTGGCAAATGTTTCAGGGGACTGCGTAGGATTGAACAGCCTTTGCTAGAGGGAAGATCAATCTATGGGCGTGAGTGAAGAGAGAACTGGAGAAGTATTGGAACAGGCGGGTCACCTCAGTTGACTATGAAACATGGCATTAGTCAACGCAAATCTTGGCTTTCGATCTCTACATCGGTGCTGAATATTGTTGAACGGAAACACGTGGCCAGCTACATTGGTTCTAGACAACAAAGGCTGCAACAATTAAcctgaaattgaaaattttgaaatttttttgagaacataACATCTTAAGATGACTCGTAACCTTCTCTTATTAGTTGGCTCTAAATCAAAACCACTATACATGCATTGTTCAATGTATATATGATGTAGCATTTTTGTGTTTTGTCTTTTACAAGTTGTATAAATTGGAAAATTCTGACACCATACAAAAACATAGAAAAGCCACAAATACCGCAACTtgcatattttcattttatggcTGAAACTTTTCAATGAATCATTATCTTTATttgaaactttaaaattttgaaaacataacaTCTTAAGATGACTCGTAACCTTCTCTTATTGGTTGGCTCTAAATCAAAACCACTATACATGCATTgttcaatatatatatgatgtagCATTTTTGTGTTTTGCCTTTTACAAGTTTTATAAATTGGAAAATTCTGACACCATACAAAAACATAGAAAAGCCACAAATACCGCAActtgcatatttttattttattttaattatttatatttgattaggTTTATGGTATGTCATGTTGGATGCTTTCAGATTTTACAGATCTAAGTTACTTTTATTTTGAGAACGAATATTCCATAATTcaaccttttccttttcttgttggTAATCATGATACATAAAATCTAGGAATGCTAAACACATCTCTTTTAAAAGTACTATATTTACAATAGGAAATGGCTTTTATCAAAAGAGAAATATCCTTAAATTGATTAGGCCTAGCTCATACTTTCATCAACCatttgatgacatgaaaaatatcaaagaagaaATATGGGAAATATGTTTTCATACCTTACAACCCCGAGTAAGTGACaaatattatactttaatttgaggttttatgattgatttatatttctaattagatgctacttttgtttttaatgttttagctttcattgggtcttggtATTGATTGagccaaggaaaatgatagtcCACTATCTTGACCCTATGCATCACAAACCATGTGAGGACTTAAAGAATATCGTAAACATGTAAgttcttcctattatttttcatagtattattttttttttttaaaaatacattcatctcaaacacattgaacttatttacatagggCTCTTCGAATAtctgcaaagaaaacatctaaaaGGGAGCCATCTTGGCAACTAGTGCAGGTGACatccaaaaaattttctttacacattagcttatgcatttgcaccatttatatatatgagtactaatgttattttataattgatcgaTTAGTGTCCAAGACAAGAAAGAGGGTTCGAATGTGgctactttgttatgagattcataaaagagataattttttatcctacaattattgcttcaaaggtattacaaatttaatgaattgtacatagttttaggcttcccaatgttatgcattttaatgttattttcttatttgatttcagtttggtgataaaaaaacatattctcaagtagaactcgatgaaattagaggagaatgggctacttttgtgctacaactaatcatgaatcatgttgatgcatcatgatcaccatgcatggtgagtccttTATCTACTACATGAATTTTTCCATAGGTTCTTTgaataatgtttctatttgaaaaaaaaagaaaaaaaaaatagttcttagatttttttcatttatgataacatcgatccatgtttattttcttcaataaaaatctataaaactcattaaactatgaaatgcaaGTATACACTTTTGGGATGGTggaatggagaataaaaagaaagaagaaggcaacaagattttgggtttttaaatgcaacTCTTATGTCATAAGTTGTAGGACataaatgttaatttaattagtactgagaaatttagatttttagatgggacttttatgtcattttatagttagccggttttatgcttatgaaatggaggtatacatgaatcttgggatctttaacatttctaaatcatgttttggtatgtattcactttttttttttttagttttgatggatttgatatgttggatgtactatctttttgtgaacatttgatatacaaatattattagatgatcAATGTATTATGAGTTATTCTAGAAACATTacaaaaaaatgagttaaatataatattattgttatatttatggacaaaaaataaataggttaatcttacttattaattcataagcattacaaaaatctataacaaaaaacaatcatattttccacaataatttacaatgatgtgataCCATTACTCAAAGGTAATGCATTTAATATAacatcataactcaaagatgatgcatttaatgtgacaccctatcatcactagaaatatatggtgtcacttccgaatgggtcaccatttatctactttggtgtcacttccaaatacatcaccaattggtaccctctatggtgtcagtggagaaggtgacgctatgttgtagTGACACCTATGTTTATGGCGACtcgttataaatgtcaccatatatctttttccttgtagtgtaTAGCTCCAGTGAGGCTGTTCTCAGAGAGACAAAGGTATGTCAAGTTTGTCATTTGGCCTAGTACAGCAGGAATGCTTCCAGTCATATTGTTATCGTTCAAGTCTATTGTCTCCAGGCTCCAACAGCCTTGTATTGAGGCTGGAATATTGCCTCCAAGCTTATTACAACTCATGTTTATGAATGTTAACTCAAAAAGCTCTCCAATGGTAGCTAGGATCCCTCCATACAAGCTGTTGCCTTGCAAAGAGAGGGTGGTGAGATGGGATAGATTGGATATGTATGGTGAGATAACTCCCTATAAGCACATGTTTATGAGCTTGATTGACtctattgatattttgttgGTCGGGCATGGATTTATGACTTATAACGCACACGTGGAGGGTTgaatttcatgaaagaaaatgagggtcagaaaaataataaatggcaAGACGTTGAGCTTATTGTGGGTTTGATTGGGTAcaaattcttttgtatatatCTACTTGGGGTAAAcaattgaatatttaatttaggaagattcaaaaaattgttttcaatgaaattcaaaaataataataataataataacaattgcctggaaatttatttatttaataaacattGTTTTGTCAATAAAATTGTCAtcaaagttaatttttaataaaattatctaaaaaaaatgaatttttaaataaaattctatttccttaattaaaatgggataaaaagtaatttttgcaAATTAATGTCTTAAATAATCTTTTCATAATAatagaatgagaattttttagCAAATTGAACTTATACAGATCATTTTCTTTTCGTAAATAAAGTttgtaaagaaattattttctttataaataaaatcaaattgaaatatttttacaacTAAAAGAATATTTAGTTGAGCAAGTGATGAACTGTTTGCTTGTTTTAAGTAACCTTTTGTAATGTTCCTCCAGCATAATGGTAGTACAATAAGAGGGTTTATTATGTACTTCTTTCTATATGGACTTTGGgtataataaaaacaatgctttctctttctctctctctctctctccccctcagTCCACAGGTTTAGACCCTTAGCTTTACCCTGGACTAAGTCTTGAAACCCAAAGATTATGCAGAATCAAACTCTTAAAGTCTACAGCATGAGTTGAGGAAAAAAGGATGAGTATTTAATGTAGTAGTTGAGGAATGATTCAatgtttgaaatataaaaaatgcaaTCCATTGAACACTTAGCTGGCCTATCTGCTTATTGTATACATAAAACATAGACTAATCCGAAGACTTCTATGTGATAACTTCAGAATTTTCATATCCAAGGTTTTCACTTCTTTCACATCAGAAGACAAAGATTTTAACTGTTGCAGAAAACCTAACAACCTAGTTTATTTGTTAAGGTCCCTTTCTctcataaaacataaatatattcactatcaAACAccataatgataataataatgatctTCTTTTTGCTGTATATACACTACTTTAGAGTTTGTTCAATGTTTGGTTACCAAGAAAACAGAAGGACTGATCTGCTGCATTAAAAGGTTAATATGTAGTTCTTCCATTAGCTAGCCATTTGGAACTAAATCTTGTGGAGAACTTTTCATATTGGAGATGGATATGAAATTGGACCTGCCTCCACCTGATTGAACTTCACTTTCAACATATGCATTGAGAATATTTAAGTTAAGATCAGTATACTAACTAACCCTACATAAATTAACATGTATTGGTGAAAACACTTATCCTTGTAAgtgagaaagcaaaaaaaaaaaaaaagagagagaccTACCCATTGAAGACTGTCTATAAATTGACATGTTtctcatgcaaaaattttcacCCCTCGCCTAAACGCAAAGATTTGTAATTGTTTGGAGACAGTACTCTAACAATGGAGAAAGGTGTTAGTTTCCTAGTAACTGTGGCCCTCATGCATTGGCTTCATCTTTTGCCTCTGCCTCTGATCCAAGCCCACTGCAGGACACTTGCGTTGCCATGGATGAACCCAAGAATGCTGGTATTTCTTTAGTAACCAATGAACTTGTCTCTATTTTCACTAATCTTTCCAATTCAATATTGGGCACATTAATGCAGTAGCCATTGCTGGTCTGAGCAGCCAACATCCAGGTGtaatcaccatagccaatgcaGTGTTTGGATCAAATCCACCCATCAATCCCGATTTCCTGGCAACGGCCTTCCAGTTGGACAAGAAGGTGGTTGAATTCCTTCAAGCACGATTCTAGTGAGGAaatagagaaaatgaagaagctATGAACCTTTGATTTGCTTGCTTGAATGACTATTTGTGATGTTCATTTACCTCATTACAATCATCCTAGAATAAGAGGGGTTTATTACTTTATTTGTAGCTCTTTTGGTGTGGATTTTGATCCTAATATTAAAACAAAGCAGTTTGTCTGTTAGGCATCTTCTTCTGTCTCCTTCTCAATATTTGTCTTAAAAAATCTTATCTTGTGAAATAACAACTGCATTTGCAGAATGTTTATTAAGAAGGAATACTTAGCTAGTTCTAAAACAGTACTACTGTTACTTCCAGCATAAGTGTCATGAAAATTGTGAAGaaagaatggaaatgaaaacccaGAAATCTTATGACATCTAGTGTAGACAAATTAATGTCTTAAATAATCTTTTCATAATAATAGAATGAGAATCTTTTTAGCAAATTGAACTTAtacaaatcattttcttttcgtaaataaagtttgtaaagaaattattttctttataaataaaatcaaattgaaatatttttgtaaataaagttctaaaaattcattctttttctagtaaaagtaagtaaaaatcatttttattgtcaaattggaattttttgaataaattctatccaaataaaattgaatcaaatcatttattggaaattaattaattaattaaaatcttgaaaaagtaatatttaaaatatctttttgttatcaatttaataaatcGGTTTGTATAATTCtaatgtcatttattttgtacatttttgtaatttaattttatcattattttcttgtatatTAATTTGTGTCTTCAAATCTTGATATTCATGATTGATCAATTAACTGTCATAATTCATTTCGTTTGTTTAGTAAAGATTGTTAGTATACATGCTTAGAAGGGTATTACGACTTATTACTATACCTTCTTGATAGGCAACTTGACCCTTGAATATAGACTTGATTTTACAGACATGTTTTTTCTAAATGAGGAGTtacacaaaattttatttcttattttgttttctcttttaaaaaataaattaaaataagtggcaaccctaatttaaaaaaataaataaataaaattttcacaataaaaatgagtctcaCTGTGGAGTGGGAACACACGCAAAAAATACAAGTCAACAGGTATCCAATTGATTGGGGTCAATGTCAAGATATGTGATAATGATgcaaaatttgaatatgaatGCTGCCATTGATTGAATCTTGAACTACTCGATACTAGTTGTAACAAGTGAGATAAGTTGCTCAGGTTTGCGTCGAAAAGTTCAGCCATGGAAAGTTACTAGTCATCCAAATATGCATATAAATCAAAGTGCACacaattgattttcttttctcttctaaatCCAAGAAATCAACCTCCTTAAGCAAAAGACCCTAGAATTCTTAGAGTGTGAttggtagtaattttaggaagtgtttttaactttttttaatacttgaaaaataagaattttgaagtattaaaaatgttagaaacgcttcctaaaatcactatcaaacgcacttttAATGTAATTTGCTCTATCTACCACTTGATGTAGATGTTAAGATTGATATCCTTTGTCATTGCCTATAATCCTATATCTATAATAGCAAGAAGACATACATTGAAACATGAATACCCTTtcactatgtttggtttctggaaaatactaagaaaagaaaatgccatgaaaaatgtttttcttatattcagttttattatgaaaaataagaaaaaataaaatataaatataattaattaaaattttatgtattttaaaattatttaatatttatataatgaagaaaaataaataaaacgagcttgaaaaagtatataaaaataatttattaattataactTGTATGTGACTATTTTGTACTTTAATCCCGTTTTTCTTTTATCCTCTTGTATGTAccttgattttatatatttgtatcttTAATTGAGATTGCAAGATATGTACAGATTCAGATTAGGGATGGCAACGCTATaggtgattcgttcccaattggtgtctcagctgattcatgtccagctggtgctctttgattgagagagtaatcaacaaaatttataacctacatcaccatgcattaggatagcttagctaatatagcatagtggctctaggatcgttcactgggaagggttttcaactcacaactgataccattcaaagtaaattggtgctttttcatttcaaggttagcttaagaaataaaacacaaactttgtttaaatgaagttttgtttaaagctaactaaaaagaaagtaatggaaattacttatgaagaaaaacattccttggaggtttaggttcacaggggaggttccttatgcaaaaacagagttccGGTCGTTTGGTtcgtttcctcgcattagagaattaacatatagtcaattctctaactggtgttgtacagatgcttccctttaatgggttcaaacactaaatctctctcactgatgcaccttgcaatggctcgtgcctctcacctagcatttgccattcaaggcgatctttaactttggacttcccttctcaagctcacaagagataactaatggatgtctccttggagtccaaaaatttatcaagtgttggcaattctagaaaatcctacctccaagtcacttcccaaaagctcgcaagagataaacaagtgcatctccatggacggagatcacgtgccttaccaagtgttggctcaagtgacttgaaggtgttttaagttaactaaaaacatagaaatcattaaaggatcacactttctcttcattaatggctgaaaccacaaagctactaattcttgcagtTGGAAcatttcccggcaaccttaactccaaggaactaaaagttagccactcattctctgaggaaacttcctcagagcttgtttggctagaaagaaaactaacgagaaaacaaatatatcaaggaaaaatagagcaagtgctctgtgaaatatatttctttcttccgCCGATTACATAATTTTCttctgtaaagaaaattacaatatatatatatatatatatatattcacccctttccttgcttaaagactaaggaatcctatgataggtggattacaaggagactttggggatttagacaacaaatatctaaagcaaaatatcccaaaatatcttaaaatgtcggtcgaaaatatcaggaagcttcaggagaacaccacTGCACTGTATACCAAGAGAAAAACTCTATGGGTAAGCGTTATTAGAAGGTCCGGATATGTCTATCCGGAAAAGTTGAagcgtcctcctctcccatccggatgtgagatatccggatgtaaaatgtcggcgcacggcTCACATctggatgtaaaatgtcggcgcacggaattTCGAATATGAAATGTCCGGAGCAGGTGGAAAGTTGGCCAGATataattcttccccgggtggaatgagctatgctgcgcaagggggaccgtctacgtgtgcaaggtgtagggacccctctcccggatgacacaAAGCGtgcaaggctatccggatcaactccatccggattccccaagaggacatgtggcgcgctctCTTAttcggactccctcagggagaagcacactgcactcgtgaacatcacacccggacgatagcatatcctatccggatatgttgtccggatcattgacttccGCCACCATCCtatccggacgccctgtccgaaCATCTTTTACTTCTTGCGTTCTGGAtctgcttatggcaaaggacttcaaagcttcgcttcttcatgtttctgagctttccattactttgccatggattccaaagaactctccttaatcacggattgctttggtgataaaaaagctatcaaaacaccaaaacttaacacaatttgattagaattgattgcaagggtccttaatatattaattgggttaaaaggtgataactactactcaaaagtgtttaaaagagtttattacaagctatgaaataacattttttgagtagtaatcactccccccaaccgacatattgctagtcccttagcaatgaaggagagaaaaagaaaaataaatagcactataatttacaacatcatgttaatcaaaaaaacaattttcaagtggcatgatgatcgaactctcacatggaacattaaagaaataaaactcaaacttcaacaagagttatcaaataacttgtctaatcacaattcttaaagagaaggcattatgcaaatttaagctttaaaagagtttccacttccaaagggttaaaccttactcttccacaaaaatctaagtgttatttattagcttccgaatatagtatgttgaactaatctctccccccaacctagttctttttcactgcttagcaaactaatcaacctccaataggttaagaacgcacctctttgttcacatttttttttctttgtaggaGTATAAggctaaaggtattcttttctaaattgtccatgtaacggggatccatcgatgactcccaaccaattaaggtttagggcatcaagctttaaggatctttcaaccactaactcctcggattttaccctggacttttgagaatatattttaatacccaagcacctacagtatgttacactccacctattcacccttgtaatgagcattgaggttggtgactcccaaccaatgaaggcttagggcaccaggttttaaagattttcaccatatacccctcagaccttgctcgggtttcaaggcaagtaaacatttttctttttctttttcaaaggctcattggccttttataaggtgtcctaacactattaaatgaggtcaaaggtaccaagtctaaaattttcctaagtcaagagggaaatagtttttcatcttataatcagaatctattgtgcacagtgtgtgaatagcttaaagtggaag
Above is a genomic segment from Vitis riparia cultivar Riparia Gloire de Montpellier isolate 1030 chromosome 14, EGFV_Vit.rip_1.0, whole genome shotgun sequence containing:
- the LOC117930859 gene encoding germin-like protein subfamily 1 member 15, whose protein sequence is MKKGVSFLVTVAFMALASFLASAYDPSPLEDTCVAVDEPNNAVFVNGKFCKNPNLTVAEDFLYQGLNIPGNTSNYVGSIVNLINVDQLPGENTLGVAVARIDYEPNGQNPPHFHPRASEIFTVLEGTLFVGFITSNPEHRFISKVLNKGDVFVFPFSLIHFQVNIGHTNAVALAVFNSQNPGVITIASSIFGSNPPINPDFLARAFQLDKRVVEYLQARF